Proteins from a single region of Corynebacterium pseudogenitalium:
- a CDS encoding Na+/H+ antiporter subunit A: MLTLLVALFVATSAAPLLIRTIGRSAFALVALVPLGGFAWMVYLFAKGVFVDGGEIVSRIPWMPSAELNLDFRLDALAGLFSLIILGVGSLVLLYCWGYFDSNPRRLAKFGGELTMFASVMYGLVISDSFLLMYVFWELTSILSYMLVSYYGERASSRRAAIQALMITTFGGLAMLVGINLLGYKTGIWRLSEVSQFANIENTPAISTAIVLIMLGAMTKSAQAPWHIWLPGAMAAPTPVSAYLHSAAMVKAGIYLVARLAPDMAVVSTWHLVVLSTGVFTMILGGWLALKQRDLKLILAYGTVSQLGFITTVIGIGSREATMAGLAITFGHSMFKATLFMIVGAIDHSTGTRDIHELSGLAKREPFVAFLAAVSAASMAGIPPFFGFVAKESALEAVLNEEMLHGMPGYMTLVAIVAGSILTMAYSLYFWWSAFATKPAHNNGESKAVREMHPIGPTLWISPAVLTTLTVVCGIFPVLLSTAFNEYLDVRFPGGEQEELALWHGITIPLVLTAVIVLGGVVMFWQRALLKPLQTGKPALGNGDALWDALLAQLRTASLRLTASTQRGSLVINLGVIFAVLAVVPLAALVLGRSNDIRMMLWDSPWQGLVVFIMVCMAVFATVQRNRLSAVVMVGLTGYGMATIFALHGAPDLALTQALVETIVMVVFMLILRKMPTEVEPRSDDNRARAWLSILTGVSVVVIAMFAMSARTADPISVFMPELAHDIGHGRNTVNVLLVDLRAADTFGEITVLVIVATGVASLIFGTGKFGRSSRRPTLSTTKPRWLASGVDSETAQNRSLMVDVATRILFPSMILLSLYFFFGGHNAPGGGFAGGLVAALAFTLRYLAGGRQEIEEALPVDPAKLLGTGMLFSFAAAVTPMFFGNPPLTSGYTTVTLPLIGSFDVTSALVFDAGVYLIVVGLTLHILTSMGGYLDQEEDNRKQYARQRARELQEKNKRRREAQAAKRLARKRRREAVTGDGDATAGRGRASTIGAPVHTTARGRERSE; the protein is encoded by the coding sequence GTGTTGACGCTACTTGTCGCGCTGTTCGTCGCGACGTCGGCGGCGCCGTTGTTGATCCGTACGATCGGTAGATCGGCGTTTGCGCTGGTGGCGTTGGTGCCGCTGGGCGGGTTCGCGTGGATGGTGTACCTGTTCGCAAAGGGTGTCTTTGTGGATGGTGGGGAGATCGTTTCGCGGATTCCGTGGATGCCGTCGGCGGAGTTGAACCTGGATTTCAGGTTGGACGCCCTGGCGGGCTTGTTCAGTTTGATTATTTTGGGCGTCGGCTCCTTGGTGTTGTTGTACTGCTGGGGCTATTTCGATTCGAATCCGCGCAGGTTGGCCAAGTTTGGCGGGGAGCTGACCATGTTCGCCTCCGTGATGTACGGGTTGGTGATTTCGGACAGTTTCTTGCTGATGTACGTGTTTTGGGAGTTGACGTCGATACTCTCGTACATGCTGGTCAGCTATTACGGTGAGCGGGCGTCGTCGCGAAGGGCGGCGATTCAGGCGCTGATGATTACGACGTTCGGCGGGCTGGCGATGCTCGTCGGTATTAATTTGCTGGGCTACAAGACGGGGATTTGGCGCCTCAGCGAGGTGTCGCAGTTTGCGAATATTGAGAATACGCCTGCGATTTCGACGGCGATTGTGCTGATTATGTTGGGGGCGATGACGAAGTCGGCGCAGGCCCCGTGGCATATTTGGTTGCCGGGGGCGATGGCGGCGCCGACGCCGGTGTCGGCGTATTTGCACTCGGCAGCGATGGTGAAGGCTGGCATTTACCTGGTGGCGCGCCTGGCGCCGGATATGGCGGTGGTAAGCACGTGGCACCTGGTGGTGCTGTCGACGGGCGTGTTCACCATGATTCTGGGTGGTTGGTTGGCGCTGAAGCAGCGTGACCTGAAGCTGATCCTGGCGTACGGCACGGTGTCTCAGCTGGGCTTTATCACGACGGTGATCGGCATTGGGTCGCGTGAGGCGACGATGGCTGGCCTGGCAATTACGTTCGGGCACTCGATGTTCAAGGCGACGCTGTTCATGATCGTGGGCGCGATTGACCACTCGACGGGCACCCGCGACATCCACGAGCTGTCGGGGTTGGCGAAGCGGGAGCCGTTTGTGGCGTTTTTGGCGGCGGTGTCGGCGGCGTCGATGGCGGGCATTCCGCCGTTCTTCGGCTTTGTGGCGAAGGAGTCGGCGCTGGAGGCGGTCCTGAACGAGGAGATGCTGCACGGCATGCCGGGTTACATGACGCTGGTGGCGATCGTCGCGGGGTCCATCCTGACGATGGCCTACTCGCTGTACTTCTGGTGGTCCGCCTTTGCGACGAAGCCAGCACACAACAACGGCGAGTCGAAGGCGGTGCGCGAGATGCACCCGATCGGCCCGACCTTGTGGATTTCGCCGGCGGTGCTGACCACGTTGACGGTGGTGTGCGGTATCTTCCCGGTGCTGCTGTCGACGGCGTTCAACGAGTACCTGGATGTGCGCTTCCCCGGCGGCGAGCAGGAGGAGTTGGCGCTGTGGCACGGGATTACGATCCCGCTGGTGCTGACGGCCGTGATTGTGCTGGGTGGCGTCGTCATGTTCTGGCAGCGTGCGTTGCTGAAACCGCTGCAGACGGGCAAGCCTGCGCTCGGCAATGGTGACGCGTTGTGGGACGCGCTGCTCGCGCAGCTGCGGACTGCGTCGCTGCGGTTGACGGCGTCGACGCAGCGCGGTTCCCTGGTGATCAACCTGGGCGTGATTTTCGCGGTGTTGGCCGTGGTGCCGCTGGCGGCGCTGGTGCTGGGCCGCTCGAACGATATTCGGATGATGTTGTGGGATTCGCCGTGGCAGGGCCTGGTGGTGTTCATCATGGTCTGCATGGCTGTCTTTGCGACGGTCCAACGCAACCGCCTATCCGCCGTGGTGATGGTGGGGCTGACCGGCTACGGCATGGCGACGATCTTCGCCCTGCACGGCGCGCCGGATCTGGCGCTGACGCAGGCGCTCGTGGAGACCATCGTGATGGTGGTGTTCATGCTGATCCTTCGCAAGATGCCGACGGAGGTCGAGCCCCGCAGCGACGACAACCGGGCCCGTGCCTGGCTGTCGATCCTGACTGGCGTGTCGGTTGTGGTGATCGCCATGTTTGCGATGAGCGCGCGCACCGCCGACCCGATCTCGGTGTTCATGCCGGAGCTGGCGCACGACATCGGCCACGGCCGCAACACGGTGAACGTGCTGCTCGTGGACCTGCGCGCCGCCGATACATTCGGCGAGATCACTGTGCTGGTGATCGTGGCGACGGGCGTGGCCAGCCTGATCTTCGGCACTGGCAAGTTTGGGCGCTCCTCGAGGCGCCCGACGCTGTCCACCACCAAGCCGCGCTGGTTGGCCAGCGGCGTGGATTCGGAGACGGCGCAGAACCGTTCGCTGATGGTGGACGTCGCTACAAGGATCTTGTTCCCGTCGATGATTCTGCTGTCCCTGTACTTCTTCTTCGGCGGCCACAATGCGCCCGGCGGCGGCTTCGCCGGCGGCCTGGTGGCGGCGCTGGCGTTCACGCTGCGCTACCTCGCGGGCGGGCGCCAGGAAATCGAGGAGGCCCTGCCTGTGGACCCGGCGAAGCTGCTGGGCACCGGCATGCTGTTCTCCTTCGCCGCGGCGGTGACCCCGATGTTCTTCGGCAACCCGCCGCTCACGTCCGGCTACACCACGGTCACGCTGCCGCTTATCGGCTCGTTTGACGTCACCTCGGCGCTCGTGTTCGACGCCGGTGTGTACCTCATCGTGGTCGGACTGACCCTGCACATCCTGACCTCCATGGGCGGCTACCTCGACCAAGAGGAAGACAACCGCAAGCAGTACGCTCGCCAGCGCGCTCGTGAGCTGCAGGAGAAGAATAAACGACGCCGCGAAGCCCAGGCGGCGAAACGGTTGGCGCGAAAGAGGCGTCGAGAAGCGGTCACTGGTGACGGTGACGCGACGGCAGGGCGGGGCCGGGCGTCGACAATTGGGGCGCCGGTGCACACCACCGCGCGTGGCCGCGAAAGGAGCGAGTAA
- a CDS encoding type IV toxin-antitoxin system AbiEi family antitoxin domain-containing protein: MVTYREKLRQIALENDGYVTPALARVRGVPDVELRKLAARGAVEKRERGVYRDPYYPAADEFDFLREIILTLGAGVHACGETTLQVTGIGELNPKNVYLASPRRHRRKVPGTWRIRSAPPDAQVKKYHGIPSQPVAEALVEVRPAVMADRWEAMVEDAYQEGFIRGKQYRELKGLVG; encoded by the coding sequence ATGGTTACGTATAGGGAAAAGCTGCGACAAATCGCTTTGGAAAACGACGGGTATGTCACTCCGGCTCTCGCCCGTGTGCGGGGTGTGCCTGATGTTGAGTTGCGGAAGCTTGCGGCGCGAGGGGCCGTCGAGAAACGGGAGCGTGGCGTTTATCGGGATCCGTACTATCCTGCCGCCGACGAGTTTGATTTTCTCCGTGAAATTATTCTCACGCTAGGTGCCGGCGTGCATGCGTGTGGGGAAACCACATTGCAGGTTACCGGGATCGGTGAGCTCAATCCCAAGAATGTCTATCTAGCTTCGCCTCGTCGACACCGCCGGAAGGTGCCTGGAACATGGCGGATTAGGTCCGCTCCACCGGACGCTCAGGTGAAGAAATATCACGGTATTCCGTCGCAGCCCGTCGCGGAGGCGCTCGTGGAGGTTCGCCCGGCAGTTATGGCCGACCGTTGGGAGGCGATGGTGGAAGACGCCTACCAGGAAGGGTTTATTCGAGGCAAGCAGTATCGGGAGCTGAAGGGGCTGGTGGGATGA
- a CDS encoding Na+/H+ antiporter subunit E has protein sequence MNHLLPGIRNRFRGAFVLWLAFMWVLMQGDLTWGNVAAGLALGVLIVLVLPLPNIPRSGNKIHWGKLLLFVLQWFADLIVASAKVSWLALRPAAPPKNAILRVPMRVSDDLVLYLATCAYNLQPGGSVTDIDIANREWTIHVLHADNQTDIDREIANVAKLERQMIDIFESRR, from the coding sequence ATGAACCACCTCCTTCCCGGCATCCGAAACCGCTTCCGCGGCGCCTTCGTCCTCTGGCTCGCATTCATGTGGGTCCTCATGCAAGGCGACCTGACCTGGGGCAACGTCGCCGCCGGGCTGGCGCTCGGCGTCCTGATCGTGCTCGTGCTGCCGCTGCCGAATATCCCCCGCAGCGGCAACAAAATCCACTGGGGCAAACTGCTGCTGTTCGTGCTGCAGTGGTTCGCCGACCTCATCGTCGCCTCCGCGAAAGTCTCTTGGCTCGCGCTGCGGCCCGCCGCCCCACCCAAGAATGCCATCCTCCGCGTGCCCATGCGCGTCTCCGACGACCTGGTCCTCTACCTCGCCACCTGCGCCTACAACCTGCAACCCGGCGGCAGCGTCACCGACATCGACATCGCCAACCGCGAATGGACCATCCACGTCCTCCACGCCGACAACCAAACCGACATCGACCGCGAAATCGCCAACGTAGCCAAACTCGAGCGCCAAATGATCGACATCTTCGAAAGCAGGCGATAG
- a CDS encoding Na(+)/H(+) antiporter subunit C gives MEANLFLLIGSGVLVATGVYLMLDRALTRMIMGVLLLGNGANLLLLQSGGQAGSPPIIGRMSTLFGERTADPLAQAMILTAIVISMAMVAFMLALAYRQYRYRTDDIIERDEEDRAIAARPKTPAAAPDHDASDDPETGRMSSEGDAFGPRSFEDPVKEADDDE, from the coding sequence ATGGAAGCGAACCTGTTCCTGCTCATCGGGTCGGGTGTGCTCGTGGCCACCGGCGTGTACCTGATGCTCGATAGGGCACTGACCCGCATGATCATGGGCGTGCTGCTGCTCGGCAACGGCGCGAACCTGCTGCTGCTGCAATCCGGCGGGCAGGCCGGCTCCCCGCCGATCATTGGGCGCATGTCCACCCTGTTCGGCGAGCGCACCGCCGACCCGCTCGCGCAGGCGATGATCCTCACCGCGATTGTCATTTCGATGGCGATGGTCGCGTTCATGCTGGCCCTGGCCTACCGCCAGTACCGCTACCGCACCGACGACATCATCGAGCGCGACGAGGAAGACCGCGCGATCGCCGCCCGTCCGAAGACCCCGGCGGCGGCCCCCGACCACGACGCCTCCGACGACCCAGAGACCGGACGCATGAGCTCCGAGGGCGACGCCTTCGGCCCACGCTCCTTTGAAGACCCCGTCAAGGAGGCCGACGATGACGAATAA
- a CDS encoding type II toxin-antitoxin system Phd/YefM family antitoxin, which yields MIASNVDLEDFARNTAHHVFGLGLHERKVIIDDGEPVAVIMSAGEFERLEAERQDALDLTLALTRMLTDSGKRISLRDVLAEFGIDPSEL from the coding sequence ATGATTGCTTCCAACGTGGATCTCGAGGATTTTGCGCGAAACACCGCGCACCATGTGTTCGGCTTGGGGCTGCATGAGCGCAAGGTGATCATCGACGACGGCGAGCCGGTAGCCGTCATCATGTCGGCGGGTGAGTTTGAGCGGCTTGAGGCTGAGCGGCAGGACGCCCTGGACCTGACACTCGCGCTCACGCGAATGCTGACTGACAGTGGCAAGCGCATCAGCCTCCGGGATGTCCTGGCTGAGTTCGGTATCGACCCGTCGGAGCTTTAG
- a CDS encoding dipeptidase translates to MTQTAFTPNRDRIFDDLSALVGFNSPHSTPELADQHEAACAWTVSALEALGLDVTRHATVDNADTIIATKAPVGDAPTVLLYSHYDVVPANNPDAWTSDPFTLTERDGRWYGRGAADCKGNLAMHLEALRLIQANGGTDLGIKVVVEGSEELGGDDGLGKLIDAHPDLFSADAIMIADSGNAAVGVPTLTTSLRGGAQINVTVETLQGAIHSGSFGGAAPDAAHALVRITDSLFDETGRTSIDGVDCTANWNGQPYPADTFATDAGVLDGVALNGTPDDNPADMVWARPAITMIGFTSTPVADAVNAVNHRAEAQYNLRVPADTDAAAIANAVKEHIHAHTPNGAHVTVDISGVNEPFATDPNHPAIALFGDCLQTAYDGADLALIGSGGSIPLTITLQNHFPDAAIALYGVEEPQCGIHGVDESVDPTEIERIAVAEALFLQQYGK, encoded by the coding sequence ATGACACAAACAGCTTTTACCCCAAACCGCGACCGAATTTTCGACGACCTCTCCGCCCTCGTAGGCTTCAACTCCCCACACTCCACGCCTGAGCTCGCCGACCAGCACGAAGCCGCCTGCGCCTGGACGGTTTCCGCGCTCGAGGCCCTCGGACTGGACGTGACCCGCCACGCGACCGTCGATAATGCTGACACCATCATCGCCACCAAAGCCCCAGTCGGCGACGCCCCCACCGTGCTGCTCTACTCCCACTACGACGTCGTGCCCGCCAACAACCCCGACGCCTGGACCAGCGACCCCTTCACCCTCACCGAACGCGACGGCCGCTGGTACGGGCGCGGCGCCGCCGACTGCAAAGGCAACCTCGCCATGCACCTCGAAGCGCTGCGCCTCATCCAGGCCAACGGCGGCACCGACCTCGGCATCAAGGTCGTCGTCGAGGGATCTGAGGAGCTCGGCGGCGACGACGGCCTCGGCAAACTTATCGACGCCCACCCCGACCTCTTCAGCGCCGACGCCATCATGATCGCCGACTCGGGCAACGCCGCCGTCGGCGTCCCAACGCTCACTACCTCCCTGCGCGGCGGCGCCCAGATCAACGTGACCGTCGAGACGCTGCAGGGCGCCATCCACTCCGGCTCCTTCGGCGGCGCAGCCCCCGACGCCGCCCACGCCCTGGTCCGCATCACCGACTCCCTCTTCGACGAAACCGGCCGCACCAGCATCGACGGCGTCGACTGCACCGCCAACTGGAACGGCCAGCCCTACCCCGCCGACACCTTCGCCACCGACGCCGGCGTCCTCGACGGCGTCGCCCTCAACGGCACCCCCGACGACAACCCCGCCGACATGGTCTGGGCCCGCCCCGCCATCACCATGATCGGGTTCACCTCCACCCCCGTCGCCGACGCCGTCAACGCCGTCAACCACCGCGCCGAAGCCCAATACAACCTGCGCGTTCCCGCCGACACCGACGCCGCCGCCATCGCCAACGCCGTCAAGGAACACATCCACGCCCACACCCCGAACGGCGCCCACGTCACCGTGGACATCTCCGGCGTCAACGAGCCATTCGCCACCGACCCCAACCACCCGGCCATCGCCCTGTTCGGCGACTGCCTCCAAACCGCCTACGACGGCGCCGACCTCGCCCTCATCGGCTCCGGCGGCTCCATCCCACTGACCATCACGCTGCAGAACCACTTCCCCGACGCCGCCATCGCCCTCTACGGCGTCGAAGAACCGCAGTGCGGTATCCACGGCGTCGACGAATCCGTCGACCCCACCGAAATCGAACGCATCGCCGTCGCCGAAGCGCTCTTCCTGCAGCAGTACGGGAAGTAG
- a CDS encoding monovalent cation/H(+) antiporter subunit G yields MTLAFFLDTASLVFILPGAFMVFSAAIGTARFQSTMARIHAITKPQTTGLVLMIIGTIIRLSNGQAGGAAGTGEAVGAHELHDIGVILILLIFALMTNPVTAQRLGRVARREGLYGNPDTLSRNDRPAAYHPKRVDPTKK; encoded by the coding sequence ATGACACTCGCATTCTTCCTCGACACCGCCTCCCTCGTCTTCATCCTCCCCGGCGCATTCATGGTGTTCTCCGCCGCCATCGGCACCGCCCGCTTCCAATCCACCATGGCGCGCATCCATGCCATCACGAAGCCCCAAACCACGGGGCTAGTCCTCATGATCATCGGCACGATTATTCGACTCTCGAATGGGCAGGCCGGAGGGGCCGCCGGCACCGGCGAGGCTGTCGGCGCCCACGAACTTCACGACATCGGCGTCATCCTCATCCTGCTCATCTTCGCCCTGATGACCAACCCCGTCACCGCGCAGCGCCTCGGCCGCGTCGCCCGCCGCGAAGGCCTCTACGGCAACCCCGACACCCTAAGCCGCAACGACCGCCCCGCCGCCTACCACCCCAAGCGCGTCGACCCCACCAAGAAGTAG
- a CDS encoding LytR C-terminal domain-containing protein: MTNVNPENEYQGAHRRAEEDDYDQNYEAAPAAAFPKRGVAMILLAVAALLLLWGIYAMNKGDGQEAAAPGTTEATTAQATQATTAVSAPASPSEQATEEQKPTEQEKPAEQTQPAEQPAPAPAGLAREQAQVYVYNNSGIPDLANRTAGDLAAQYNVANRSNDAAAMNMPEQTYGAFPQTFVFFNPNTPGADAVAAELAQRIGGTPRATTDVPANTSLPREAVEKPEAITVVLAGE; the protein is encoded by the coding sequence GTGACTAATGTGAATCCTGAGAACGAGTACCAGGGCGCCCACCGCCGCGCCGAAGAGGACGACTACGACCAAAACTACGAAGCGGCGCCGGCGGCGGCGTTCCCGAAGCGGGGCGTCGCGATGATCCTTCTGGCCGTCGCCGCCCTTCTGCTGCTGTGGGGCATTTACGCCATGAACAAGGGCGACGGTCAGGAGGCAGCCGCGCCGGGCACCACCGAAGCCACGACCGCCCAAGCAACCCAAGCGACAACAGCGGTTAGCGCGCCGGCGAGCCCGTCAGAGCAAGCCACCGAAGAGCAAAAACCCACTGAGCAGGAAAAGCCAGCTGAGCAGACACAGCCAGCCGAACAGCCCGCCCCAGCCCCCGCCGGTCTGGCTCGCGAGCAGGCGCAGGTGTACGTCTACAACAACTCCGGCATCCCGGATCTGGCGAACCGCACCGCGGGTGACCTCGCCGCCCAGTACAACGTGGCGAACCGCTCCAACGATGCCGCCGCGATGAACATGCCGGAGCAGACCTATGGCGCGTTCCCGCAGACGTTCGTGTTCTTCAACCCGAACACTCCGGGCGCTGACGCGGTTGCGGCGGAGCTCGCGCAGCGGATCGGGGGTACGCCTCGGGCGACGACGGATGTGCCGGCGAATACGAGTTTGCCGCGAGAGGCCGTCGAGAAGCCGGAGGCGATCACTGTCGTCCTCGCGGGAGAATAA
- a CDS encoding glutamate--cysteine ligase, translated as MDPYREFARSPEPTLGVEWEICVVDKETRDLVPRAPEIIDAISATNPNVHLEREFLQNTVELVTPVCKNTKEAVDTLAESLAVVRAEADVRDLDLWASGGHPFSDFREQTLSPKISYKEMINRTQYWGQQMLLWGIHCHVGISHEDRVWPIINAVMTHYPHLLALSASSPGWDGLDTGYASNRTMLYQQLPTAGMPYQFQSWAEWVQFMDDQRTSGVINHTGSMHFDVRPAAKWGTIEVRISDATSNLRELAAVVALTHCLVVYYDQLLDAGEALPTLQPWHVAENKWRGARYGLDALVITSRDTDERWLRDELVTLVDTLQPVAAQLGCTRELNLVLEIMQRGAGYQRQRRIYEMTGSWHDVVAATCAEMQEMTWE; from the coding sequence ATGGATCCATACCGCGAGTTCGCCCGTTCCCCCGAGCCGACACTGGGAGTGGAGTGGGAGATCTGCGTCGTAGACAAGGAGACGCGGGACCTGGTACCCCGCGCCCCCGAAATTATCGACGCCATCTCCGCCACCAACCCCAACGTGCACCTCGAGCGGGAGTTCCTCCAAAACACGGTCGAGCTGGTGACCCCGGTATGTAAGAACACGAAAGAGGCCGTCGATACGCTGGCGGAAAGCCTGGCCGTCGTGCGCGCCGAAGCCGACGTCCGCGACCTCGACCTGTGGGCCAGCGGCGGCCACCCATTTTCCGACTTCCGCGAGCAAACCCTCAGCCCCAAAATTTCCTACAAGGAAATGATCAACCGTACTCAGTACTGGGGTCAGCAAATGCTGCTGTGGGGAATTCACTGCCACGTCGGCATCAGTCACGAAGACCGCGTCTGGCCAATCATCAACGCGGTGATGACGCACTACCCGCACCTGCTCGCCCTCTCCGCCTCCAGCCCGGGCTGGGACGGGCTGGACACCGGGTACGCCTCCAACCGCACCATGCTCTACCAGCAGCTTCCCACCGCCGGCATGCCGTATCAGTTCCAGAGCTGGGCCGAATGGGTCCAATTCATGGACGACCAGCGCACCTCCGGCGTGATCAACCACACCGGCTCCATGCACTTCGACGTCCGCCCCGCCGCCAAGTGGGGCACCATCGAAGTCCGCATCAGCGACGCCACCTCCAACCTGCGCGAACTCGCCGCGGTCGTCGCACTGACTCACTGCTTGGTCGTCTACTACGACCAACTTCTCGACGCCGGCGAAGCCCTCCCCACGCTCCAGCCCTGGCACGTCGCCGAAAACAAGTGGCGCGGGGCCCGCTACGGCCTCGACGCGCTGGTGATCACCAGCCGCGACACCGACGAACGCTGGCTCCGCGACGAACTCGTTACGTTGGTGGACACCCTGCAGCCTGTGGCTGCGCAGCTTGGGTGCACGCGCGAGCTGAACCTGGTGCTGGAGATCATGCAACGCGGCGCCGGCTACCAGCGGCAACGCCGCATCTACGAGATGACCGGCTCCTGGCACGACGTCGTCGCCGCGACCTGCGCCGAGATGCAGGAGATGACTTGGGAGTAG
- a CDS encoding monovalent cation/H+ antiporter complex subunit F codes for MNPQVYNAFLIVAGIFLAIGFLVLAWRVIVGPDSMDRVLGNDAITASLQCMLALYICWTLDTTVVNVMMVIALLGFIASLSVARFRKRDNS; via the coding sequence ATGAACCCCCAGGTATACAACGCATTCCTCATCGTCGCCGGCATCTTCCTCGCCATCGGCTTCCTCGTGCTGGCCTGGCGAGTCATCGTCGGCCCCGACTCCATGGACCGCGTCCTCGGCAACGACGCCATCACCGCATCACTCCAATGCATGCTGGCCCTCTACATCTGCTGGACGCTCGACACCACCGTCGTCAACGTCATGATGGTGATCGCGCTCCTCGGCTTCATCGCCTCCCTGTCCGTCGCCCGCTTCCGCAAACGCGACAACTCTTAG
- a CDS encoding Na+/H+ antiporter subunit D encodes MTNNLFEFAHWALPAMPILTVMPLLLPALAAALILVTGRAVTLQRTIALTTLFALAVISGAMIIIADVHGIQTVQMGGWEAPIGITLVADRLSTIMVFVSSIVLFAVMWYGISQGLRDGDEDDPVAVFLPVYMLLCMGVNLSFLAGDLFNLYVGFEVFLVASYVLLTLGASPGRVRAGIGYVMVSMASSMVFLFALALIYSSTGTVSMAQVGQRMAEVPDGTRAAIFATLLVAFGIKAAVFPLDAWLPDSYPTAASLVTAVFAGLLTKVGVYAIIRVRTTIFIDGSLDTLLMWVALLTMVIGVMGALAQNDIKRLLSFTLVSHIGYMIFGIALGTVAGLSGAIFYAVHHILVQTSLFLVVGLIERQAGSAQLRRLGSLLYTAPLIALLYFIPALNLGGIPPFSGFLGKIMLIQAGAAEGSWLAWVLIAGAVVTSLLTLYAMILVWSKGFLRDRADAPESVAMARPSSLTERHDTIAVDDRADVGRIPVGMLLSTALLVATSVAITFLAGPISAITDRAAESASDQRIYQHAVLSGDPTNPTRDLDAFRQPTDSGGGKDALARKSARSADGEDVVTTERVPLPASATAEPTGADR; translated from the coding sequence ATGACGAATAACCTGTTCGAGTTCGCCCACTGGGCGCTGCCCGCCATGCCGATCCTCACTGTCATGCCGCTGCTGTTGCCAGCGCTGGCAGCGGCGCTGATCCTGGTCACCGGGCGCGCCGTCACCCTGCAGCGCACCATCGCGCTGACGACTCTGTTCGCGCTGGCCGTCATCTCGGGTGCGATGATCATCATCGCAGACGTCCACGGCATCCAGACTGTCCAGATGGGCGGCTGGGAAGCACCCATCGGCATCACGTTGGTGGCGGACCGGCTGTCCACCATCATGGTGTTCGTCTCCTCCATCGTGTTGTTCGCCGTCATGTGGTACGGCATCTCCCAAGGGCTTCGCGACGGCGACGAGGACGACCCAGTCGCCGTCTTCCTCCCCGTCTACATGCTGCTGTGCATGGGCGTGAACCTGTCCTTCCTCGCCGGCGACCTGTTCAACCTGTACGTCGGCTTCGAGGTCTTCCTCGTGGCCTCGTACGTGCTGCTCACTCTCGGCGCCTCGCCGGGGCGCGTGCGCGCCGGCATCGGCTACGTGATGGTCTCCATGGCGTCCTCGATGGTGTTCCTGTTCGCGCTCGCGCTGATCTACTCCTCCACCGGCACGGTGAGCATGGCGCAGGTCGGCCAGCGCATGGCCGAGGTCCCGGACGGCACGCGCGCCGCGATCTTCGCCACGCTGCTCGTCGCATTCGGCATCAAAGCGGCCGTCTTCCCGCTCGACGCCTGGCTCCCCGACTCCTACCCCACCGCCGCCTCCCTGGTCACCGCGGTGTTCGCCGGGTTGCTCACCAAGGTGGGCGTCTACGCCATCATTCGCGTCCGCACCACCATATTTATCGACGGCTCCCTCGACACCCTCCTGATGTGGGTCGCACTACTGACCATGGTCATCGGAGTGATGGGAGCACTCGCGCAGAACGACATCAAGCGTCTCCTCTCCTTCACTCTGGTCAGCCACATCGGCTACATGATCTTCGGCATCGCACTCGGCACCGTCGCCGGCCTGTCCGGCGCGATCTTCTACGCCGTCCACCACATCCTGGTGCAGACCTCGCTCTTCCTGGTCGTCGGCCTCATCGAGCGCCAGGCCGGGTCTGCGCAGCTGCGCCGCCTCGGCTCCCTGCTCTACACCGCGCCACTCATCGCGCTGCTCTACTTCATCCCGGCGCTCAACCTGGGCGGCATCCCGCCGTTCTCCGGGTTCCTCGGCAAGATCATGCTCATCCAGGCCGGTGCCGCCGAAGGCTCCTGGCTCGCCTGGGTGCTCATCGCAGGGGCCGTCGTCACCTCCTTATTGACGCTCTACGCCATGATCCTCGTCTGGTCCAAGGGCTTCCTCCGCGACCGCGCCGACGCCCCCGAATCCGTCGCCATGGCGCGGCCCTCATCGCTTACCGAGCGCCACGACACCATCGCCGTCGACGACCGCGCCGACGTCGGCCGCATCCCCGTCGGTATGCTGCTGTCCACCGCGCTCCTCGTAGCGACCTCCGTGGCCATCACGTTCCTCGCCGGCCCGATCTCCGCCATTACCGACCGCGCCGCCGAATCCGCCAGCGACCAACGCATCTACCAACACGCCGTCCTCTCCGGCGACCCCACCAACCCGACCCGGGACCTCGACGCCTTCCGCCAACCCACCGACTCCGGCGGCGGCAAAGACGCGCTCGCCCGCAAGTCAGCGCGCTCCGCTGACGGAGAGGACGTCGTCACGACAGAACGAGTCCCCCTCCCCGCCAGCGCAACCGCCGAACCGACAGGAGCAGACCGATGA